In Lascolabacillus massiliensis, a single genomic region encodes these proteins:
- a CDS encoding AMP-binding protein → MNQNSFLGIIEQSIRNNWDLPAMTDYEGKTLYYRDFAREIDKLHDIFKVAGVQRGDKISLCGRNSSNWAIVFFATLSYGAVSVNILNEFDKSSVQFIVDHSDSNLFFVDESIWSGIDETKIPKAETVFSLDNFSLLKSVSDDLKQFISNASDYFTEKYSKGFFVNDINFRTDKPEELALINYTSGTTSSPKGVMLPYRSLWSNTKFAMENVNFLLPGDNVVCMLPMAHTYGLAFEILNSIAIGCHIHFLGKTPSPKILKDAFTKTKPKLILAVPLIIEKVVTKVVFPKLKKGSAATLKKIPLLNVLVFSKIRKGMIEFFGDNLDEVVIGGAALNKDVENFLKKIKFPFTVGYGMTECGPLISYAYWKEYKKRSSGKVVDRMQVKIDSSDPENVVGEILTKGSNVMLGYYKNEEATKETFTADGWLKTGDLGTMDKDNFIFIKGRNKNMLLGPSGQNIYPEEIEEKLNSSDYISEVLAIEENHKIVALIVPDKDVLESEGVKEEQWNSFFSKIIDDVNSSLPNYSQISSFRIQEEEFDKTPKRSIKRFKYQK, encoded by the coding sequence ATGAATCAAAACAGTTTTTTAGGTATAATAGAACAGAGTATTAGAAATAACTGGGATCTGCCTGCTATGACAGACTACGAGGGAAAGACTTTATATTACAGAGATTTCGCTCGTGAAATTGATAAACTTCATGACATTTTTAAAGTAGCCGGTGTACAACGGGGAGATAAAATCTCACTTTGCGGAAGGAACAGCTCTAACTGGGCTATAGTCTTTTTCGCAACACTGTCATATGGTGCTGTATCTGTAAATATCTTAAATGAATTTGATAAAAGCAGTGTACAGTTTATTGTGGATCACTCCGATTCTAATCTATTTTTTGTAGATGAAAGTATCTGGAGTGGAATTGATGAAACCAAAATTCCTAAAGCAGAAACTGTTTTCTCTTTGGATAATTTCTCATTACTGAAGTCTGTTTCAGATGACTTGAAACAATTTATTTCTAATGCTTCTGACTATTTTACTGAAAAATATAGTAAAGGCTTTTTTGTAAATGATATAAATTTCAGAACAGACAAGCCTGAAGAGCTGGCATTAATCAACTACACCTCAGGCACCACCAGTAGTCCAAAGGGTGTAATGCTTCCCTATAGAAGTCTATGGTCAAATACCAAGTTTGCAATGGAAAATGTGAATTTCCTTCTGCCCGGGGATAATGTAGTATGTATGCTGCCAATGGCACACACTTATGGTCTTGCATTCGAGATTCTGAATTCCATAGCAATAGGCTGTCATATCCATTTTCTTGGAAAAACACCTTCTCCAAAGATTCTTAAGGATGCATTTACAAAAACAAAACCCAAGCTGATTCTTGCAGTACCACTTATTATTGAAAAAGTTGTCACTAAGGTAGTATTCCCAAAACTGAAAAAAGGTTCAGCTGCTACTCTTAAGAAAATACCATTACTGAATGTTCTTGTATTTTCTAAAATACGTAAGGGGATGATTGAGTTTTTCGGAGACAATCTGGATGAAGTTGTTATTGGTGGAGCTGCTTTAAACAAAGATGTTGAAAATTTCCTGAAGAAGATAAAATTTCCTTTTACAGTGGGATATGGTATGACTGAATGCGGACCTCTCATTTCTTATGCTTACTGGAAAGAGTATAAGAAACGTTCTTCAGGTAAGGTTGTAGACAGAATGCAGGTTAAAATTGATTCAAGTGATCCTGAAAATGTTGTTGGTGAAATACTGACCAAGGGAAGTAATGTTATGCTTGGTTACTATAAGAATGAGGAAGCAACTAAAGAGACATTTACTGCTGATGGATGGCTAAAGACGGGCGATCTTGGTACTATGGATAAAGACAATTTCATCTTTATCAAAGGCCGAAACAAAAATATGCTTTTAGGTCCTTCAGGTCAGAATATCTATCCAGAAGAGATTGAAGAGAAGCTTAATAGCTCAGATTACATTAGCGAGGTCCTTGCAATTGAAGAGAATCATAAGATTGTAGCACTAATAGTACCTGATAAAGATGTGCTTGAGTCAGAAGGTGTAAAAGAAGAGCAGTGGAACTCTTTCTTCTCTAAAATAATTGATGATGTGAATTCCTCACTTCCTAATTATAGTCAGATTTCATCTTTCCGCATTCAGGAAGAAGAGTTTGATAAAACACCTAAAAGAAGTATTAAGCGATTTAAATATCAGAAGTAA
- a CDS encoding SusC/RagA family TonB-linked outer membrane protein has protein sequence MKELKTIHVRVILSAFVWVLSLGLFAQNVTVRGVVSDVNGEPLIGVTLLVQGTTNGTVTNIDGEYTLSGVPSNGVIEVSYVGMQNQNVQVGGRSIINITLTEDTELLDEVVVVGYGTMDRREVTSSIETITAADFNQGGVRNAMDLIQGKVAGLNMTRVGGSNPNSGMDIQLRGIASLSGTRTPLIVIDGIPGGSLDLLQPDDIESFNILKDGSAAAIYGTRGNSGVILITTKKGRAGAPQFNYSSYAQHEILNERPKIFDAAGFRDLIKQGLINENQDFGADTDLFDELINKSNLSQYHNFAASGGTENTNYRASVFYSNMEGIAKENSREQFGGRVNVNQKGLNDRLTMSLNLATNFNKANLLGGGTGDFEQAIQRNPTAPLYNEDGTFYETTAYNNYNPLSRLANRISERDQQTTSADVRLQVKLTDYWSVSGFGSYLRNTYNDRYYRSSKDWDNRPGSSYQGMGYASKSNYLSWSKTFEATTDYRRTFNDVHTVTGLVGYSYQYNTEESFNVNNNGFTTDAFLDWNLGAGSAIQNTRLPRPGMGSSKNDNTLVAFFGRVNYSFDNKYYLQAIVRHEGSSRFGANHKWGTFPALSAGWTISEEGFMYDVDAIDELKLRVGYGVTGNQGIPNYQSLVTLSTGGVYPQNGVYYQTYGAARNPNPDLRWEQKQELNVGVDFALFKRRISGSLDLYNRNTKDLLYNYNAQQPPYVRDFIYTNVGSIRNSGVELQLSGVAINNKDFSWDIDLATSYQTNELTKLSSDVFKANWLSFYGLPSPGNLGEAFRLEEGGAVGNFYGKEFAGFDEDGKWLFYKKDRSTARASEISEDDLKIIGNGVPKVQASLNNTFRYKNFDLTLLFRGKFGFDILNLKELYFGNKKWLPNNMLKTAVTKHNELNDDPQYSDYYLEKGDFVKLDNVTLGYNVPLKSDYVSNLRFYVTGRNILTLTGYSGVDPELQDTGFEAGVDKRDYYPRTQSWSIGVNVSF, from the coding sequence ATGAAAGAACTTAAGACTATTCATGTGAGAGTGATTTTATCTGCATTTGTGTGGGTATTATCGCTAGGTTTGTTTGCACAGAATGTTACCGTAAGAGGTGTTGTTTCTGATGTGAACGGTGAGCCATTGATCGGAGTAACACTCCTTGTTCAGGGTACAACTAACGGAACAGTTACAAACATTGATGGGGAGTATACCTTATCCGGAGTACCGTCCAATGGTGTTATTGAGGTGTCATACGTTGGTATGCAGAATCAAAATGTTCAGGTTGGAGGCAGATCTATTATTAACATCACTTTAACAGAAGACACTGAACTATTGGATGAGGTTGTGGTAGTTGGTTATGGTACAATGGACAGAAGAGAAGTTACTTCTTCTATTGAGACTATTACTGCAGCTGATTTTAATCAGGGAGGAGTAAGAAATGCTATGGACCTTATTCAGGGTAAGGTAGCAGGATTAAACATGACACGTGTTGGAGGCAGTAACCCTAACTCAGGTATGGATATTCAGTTGCGTGGTATTGCTTCTTTGTCAGGAACAAGAACTCCACTAATCGTTATTGATGGTATTCCAGGAGGTAGTCTTGATCTTCTGCAACCTGATGATATCGAGTCTTTCAATATCCTGAAAGATGGTTCTGCAGCAGCTATCTATGGAACACGTGGTAACTCAGGTGTAATTTTAATTACAACTAAGAAAGGTCGCGCTGGCGCACCTCAGTTCAATTATTCATCTTATGCACAGCATGAGATTTTAAATGAGAGACCGAAAATTTTTGATGCAGCTGGTTTCAGAGATTTGATTAAACAGGGTTTAATTAATGAAAATCAGGATTTTGGTGCTGATACTGATCTTTTTGATGAATTGATTAATAAAAGCAACCTAAGCCAATATCACAATTTTGCTGCTTCAGGAGGAACTGAAAATACAAACTATAGAGCATCTGTATTTTATAGTAATATGGAGGGTATAGCTAAGGAAAACTCTCGCGAACAGTTTGGTGGACGTGTTAATGTTAATCAAAAAGGACTTAACGACAGATTAACAATGTCTTTAAATCTTGCTACCAATTTCAATAAGGCTAACCTTCTTGGTGGTGGAACAGGTGATTTTGAGCAGGCTATTCAACGTAATCCTACAGCTCCTCTTTATAATGAAGATGGAACTTTCTATGAAACAACTGCTTACAATAACTACAATCCTCTTTCTCGTCTTGCTAACAGGATATCAGAAAGAGATCAGCAAACTACATCAGCAGATGTCCGCCTGCAGGTTAAATTAACTGATTACTGGTCGGTATCAGGTTTTGGTTCTTATCTGCGCAATACTTATAACGACAGATACTACCGTTCTTCAAAAGACTGGGATAACAGACCGGGTTCTTCTTACCAGGGAATGGGATATGCTTCTAAATCAAACTATTTATCATGGAGCAAAACATTTGAAGCAACAACAGATTATAGAAGAACATTCAATGATGTTCATACTGTAACCGGACTTGTTGGTTATAGCTATCAGTACAATACTGAAGAAAGCTTTAATGTTAATAATAATGGATTCACAACTGATGCTTTCTTGGATTGGAATCTTGGAGCCGGAAGTGCAATACAGAATACCAGATTACCACGTCCAGGTATGGGAAGCAGCAAAAATGACAATACATTGGTTGCATTCTTTGGTCGTGTAAACTACTCATTTGATAATAAATATTATTTACAAGCAATTGTACGTCATGAAGGATCATCTCGTTTTGGTGCTAACCACAAATGGGGTACTTTCCCGGCATTATCGGCAGGATGGACCATTTCGGAAGAAGGATTCATGTATGATGTTGATGCAATAGATGAACTGAAGCTCAGAGTAGGATATGGAGTTACTGGTAACCAGGGAATTCCTAACTATCAGTCGCTAGTTACTCTAAGTACAGGTGGTGTTTACCCACAAAATGGTGTTTACTATCAGACTTATGGTGCTGCAAGAAACCCAAACCCTGATCTTCGCTGGGAACAGAAGCAGGAGCTAAATGTTGGTGTTGATTTCGCATTATTTAAAAGAAGAATAAGCGGTTCTTTGGATCTGTATAACAGAAATACAAAAGACTTGCTGTATAACTACAATGCACAACAGCCACCATATGTAAGGGATTTCATCTATACTAATGTAGGTTCAATCAGAAACTCAGGAGTTGAACTTCAACTTTCTGGTGTAGCTATCAATAATAAAGATTTCAGCTGGGATATCGATCTTGCAACAAGTTACCAGACAAACGAACTTACAAAGCTTTCAAGTGATGTATTTAAAGCAAACTGGCTTTCATTCTATGGATTACCTTCACCGGGTAACCTTGGTGAGGCATTCAGACTTGAAGAGGGTGGTGCAGTAGGTAACTTCTATGGTAAAGAATTTGCAGGTTTTGATGAAGATGGTAAGTGGTTGTTCTATAAGAAAGATAGATCTACTGCAAGAGCTTCTGAAATTTCGGAAGATGATCTTAAAATTATTGGTAATGGTGTACCAAAAGTACAAGCATCACTTAATAATACATTCAGATATAAGAATTTTGACCTGACTCTTCTTTTCAGAGGTAAATTTGGCTTTGATATTCTTAATCTTAAAGAGCTTTATTTCGGTAATAAAAAATGGTTACCAAATAATATGCTTAAAACAGCTGTTACCAAGCATAATGAGTTGAACGATGATCCTCAGTATTCTGACTACTATCTAGAAAAAGGTGATTTCGTTAAACTAGATAATGTTACTTTAGGCTATAATGTTCCATTGAAATCTGATTATGTGTCTAATCTAAGATTTTATGTAACAGGTAGAAATATTCTTACTTTAACTGGTTATTCAGGAGTTGACCCTGAACTTCAGGACACAGGTTTTGAAGCTGGTGTTGACAAAAGAGATTACTATCCAAGAACACAGTCGTGGTCGATTGGAGTAAATGTTAGTTTTTAA
- a CDS encoding RagB/SusD family nutrient uptake outer membrane protein has product MKKNILNRIALFLTAVLVFTLNSCTDLDENIYSELNKSNFYNNRTEVLQAALRPFTHMQAWLAPTGQNGYYYHAELSSDQVAWPQKGRHGYDGGDHFRQHYHTWTANENRMRNAWVLMWTGLGYVNSAIMDLESIDNNAIDISDTEMAAILGELYVLRAFHYMKIMELWGNVPIITTVGEPQNPPTQSKEEVFAFIKQELETYVPKLLPYSQEMVGRVSQTAGYAMLAELYLNAEYHIGTPMYDEAIAACDKIISGQAGGVNGTPKLADDLLETFSNTNKFADEALFQFAFSKQGGFSFGWGGFYFGYSNMSRALGYDFSGWNAFVVIPTAFDAYQDNDLRKKEWFLFGPQYDIDSGEPILGTEEYNGEPLVYVNSIRRESEGDFTSEGSMAEGEENSGARFNKYKAGRLDEDNYHENHYMIYRLSEIYLNKAEAIMRKNGGVATQEAVDLVNAVRKRAFTEEDWPAEQYTTATLTMDELLEERGRELIFEGKRRTDLIRFGAYVTKSWWDHEPSNDPSKELYPIPHTQLAANPNLIQNPGYEGNQ; this is encoded by the coding sequence ATGAAAAAAAATATACTGAATAGAATTGCTCTGTTTCTCACTGCGGTATTGGTTTTCACACTGAATAGCTGTACTGACTTAGATGAGAACATTTACAGTGAACTGAATAAATCTAATTTCTATAATAATAGGACAGAGGTTTTACAAGCTGCATTGAGGCCATTTACTCATATGCAGGCATGGTTAGCACCAACAGGACAAAATGGTTATTATTATCATGCTGAGCTTTCTTCAGATCAGGTTGCCTGGCCACAGAAAGGAAGACACGGATATGATGGAGGTGACCACTTCAGACAACATTATCACACTTGGACAGCAAATGAAAACCGTATGCGTAATGCTTGGGTTCTAATGTGGACAGGTCTTGGATATGTAAACTCTGCGATAATGGACCTGGAAAGTATCGACAATAATGCTATTGATATTTCTGATACTGAAATGGCTGCTATATTGGGAGAACTATATGTTTTACGTGCTTTCCACTATATGAAAATTATGGAACTGTGGGGTAATGTACCTATCATTACTACTGTTGGTGAACCACAGAATCCTCCCACACAGTCGAAAGAAGAAGTATTTGCTTTCATAAAGCAGGAACTTGAAACTTATGTGCCCAAACTTCTTCCTTATTCACAGGAAATGGTGGGAAGGGTATCACAAACTGCAGGTTATGCAATGTTGGCTGAACTTTACCTTAATGCAGAATATCATATTGGTACTCCAATGTATGATGAAGCAATTGCTGCATGTGATAAAATCATAAGCGGTCAGGCAGGTGGCGTTAATGGTACACCAAAGCTGGCTGATGATCTGTTGGAGACATTCTCTAATACCAATAAATTTGCTGATGAAGCATTATTCCAATTTGCTTTCAGTAAACAGGGTGGTTTCTCTTTTGGTTGGGGAGGCTTTTACTTTGGATACTCTAATATGAGTAGAGCGTTAGGTTATGATTTCTCTGGTTGGAATGCATTTGTTGTTATACCTACTGCATTTGATGCATATCAGGATAATGACCTTCGTAAAAAGGAATGGTTCCTATTCGGACCTCAGTATGATATAGATTCAGGAGAACCTATCCTCGGAACTGAAGAGTATAATGGTGAGCCACTTGTATATGTGAACTCAATCAGAAGAGAGAGTGAAGGTGACTTTACAAGTGAAGGCAGCATGGCAGAAGGTGAAGAAAACAGTGGAGCTAGATTCAATAAATATAAAGCTGGAAGACTCGATGAAGATAATTATCACGAGAACCACTATATGATTTACAGATTATCTGAAATCTATTTGAATAAAGCTGAAGCAATCATGCGCAAAAATGGTGGTGTTGCAACTCAGGAAGCTGTTGATCTGGTTAATGCTGTAAGAAAGCGTGCATTTACCGAAGAAGATTGGCCAGCAGAGCAGTATACAACTGCTACATTGACTATGGATGAGCTGTTGGAAGAACGTGGAAGAGAGCTTATTTTCGAAGGTAAAAGACGTACAGATCTTATACGATTTGGTGCTTATGTTACAAAAAGCTGGTGGGATCATGAACCAAGTAACGATCCAAGCAAAGAGCTTTACCCAATTCCTCATACTCAGTTAGCGGCTAATCCTAATCTGATTCAGAATCCGGGTTATGAAGGAAATCAATAA
- a CDS encoding Gfo/Idh/MocA family protein, which yields MSSNISRRRFLETGALAAAGLTVVPSSVLGKSMGYKAPSDKLNIAAVGIGGMGNSNLNALQSENIVGLCDVDWKYSQRVFEKYPKAKKYYDYRRMYDELGKSIDGVVVATSDHTHAIITADAMTMGKHVYVQKPLTHSVYESRLLTKLAEKYKVATSMGNQGSSGAGVRQVIDWIADGVIGEVTKVETFTDRPIWPQGLMTPKEAHKVPSTLNWDLFIGPAKKRPFNEIYHPWNWRGWWDFGTGALGDMACHILHPVFKGLNLGYPSKVEASSTMLLTDCAPTAQMVKFTFPARPNLPKVAMPEVEVYWYDGGLQPMRPEGVPAGKNLNDQGGGVIFHGTKDTLICGCYGVNPWLVSGRTPNSPKTQREVTLSHEMDWVRACKESPENRVETASPFSEAGPFNEMVVMGVLAVRLQGLNQELEWDGENMRFTNIPSDATVRTIIEDGFKITDGHPTFAKTWTEPVNAVEYANEMIKHTYHNGWKLPDMP from the coding sequence ATGTCATCAAACATTTCAAGAAGAAGATTTTTAGAAACCGGAGCACTTGCGGCTGCCGGCTTAACTGTAGTACCTTCATCGGTACTTGGAAAAAGCATGGGCTACAAAGCACCTAGTGATAAACTAAATATCGCTGCTGTAGGTATCGGAGGTATGGGAAATTCAAACCTGAACGCCCTTCAAAGCGAGAATATCGTTGGTCTTTGTGACGTGGACTGGAAATATAGTCAGCGTGTATTCGAGAAATACCCAAAAGCTAAAAAGTATTACGATTACAGACGTATGTATGATGAACTGGGCAAATCTATCGACGGAGTTGTTGTAGCTACATCAGACCATACTCATGCTATCATTACAGCTGATGCAATGACAATGGGAAAACATGTTTATGTTCAGAAACCATTGACACACAGTGTTTATGAGTCTCGTCTGTTAACCAAACTGGCAGAGAAATATAAAGTTGCTACCAGTATGGGTAACCAGGGATCATCAGGTGCAGGTGTACGTCAGGTAATCGACTGGATCGCAGATGGAGTGATTGGTGAAGTAACTAAAGTAGAAACATTTACAGACCGTCCTATTTGGCCACAAGGTTTAATGACACCTAAAGAAGCTCATAAAGTGCCATCCACATTGAATTGGGATCTTTTCATTGGACCGGCAAAAAAACGTCCTTTCAATGAAATTTATCACCCATGGAACTGGCGCGGATGGTGGGATTTTGGTACAGGTGCTCTTGGTGATATGGCTTGCCATATTTTACATCCAGTATTTAAAGGTTTGAACCTTGGTTACCCATCAAAAGTAGAAGCTTCTTCAACTATGCTTCTAACTGACTGCGCTCCTACAGCTCAGATGGTTAAATTTACATTCCCTGCACGTCCAAATCTTCCTAAGGTTGCTATGCCTGAAGTAGAAGTTTACTGGTACGACGGAGGTCTTCAGCCAATGCGTCCGGAAGGCGTTCCTGCAGGAAAGAACCTGAATGATCAGGGTGGTGGTGTTATTTTCCACGGAACTAAAGATACATTGATTTGTGGTTGCTACGGTGTTAACCCATGGTTAGTATCAGGTCGCACACCAAACTCTCCAAAAACTCAGCGTGAAGTTACTCTTTCACATGAAATGGACTGGGTACGTGCATGTAAAGAATCTCCTGAAAATCGTGTTGAAACAGCATCTCCTTTCTCTGAAGCAGGTCCTTTCAATGAAATGGTTGTTATGGGAGTTCTTGCTGTAAGACTTCAGGGACTGAATCAGGAGCTTGAGTGGGATGGTGAAAATATGCGTTTCACTAATATTCCTTCTGATGCAACTGTAAGAACAATCATCGAAGATGGTTTCAAGATTACAGACGGTCACCCAACATTTGCAAAAACATGGACAGAACCTGTTAATGCTGTTGAGTACGCAAATGAAATGATTAAACATACTTATCACAACGGCTGGAAATTACCAGACATGCCGTAA
- a CDS encoding 3-keto-disaccharide hydrolase, translated as MKKIFYAASLMAATMFAACGGGAQKSQEAESTEDVSGTPQYTVVDNPEVDLSQFETDSEGYIVIFNGKDFTGWRGYGKDKVPGKWTIEDGAIKFNGSGGGEAQDGDGGDLIFSHKFQNFELLLDWKVSKGGNSGIFYLAQEISTTDENGNERMEPIYISAPEFQVLDNANHPDAKLGKDNNRQSASLYDMIPAVPQNQNPFGEWNSAKIMVYKGTVVHGQNNENVVEYHLWTQQWTDMLQASKFSQDKWPLAFELLNNCGGPDRKGYIGLQDHGDDVWFKNIRVKILD; from the coding sequence ATGAAGAAAATTTTTTATGCAGCGTCATTAATGGCTGCAACAATGTTTGCAGCTTGTGGAGGAGGCGCACAGAAATCTCAGGAAGCAGAAAGTACTGAAGATGTAAGTGGAACTCCTCAATATACAGTAGTTGATAATCCTGAGGTGGATTTATCACAATTCGAAACTGATAGTGAAGGTTATATTGTAATTTTCAACGGTAAAGATTTTACCGGTTGGAGAGGCTATGGAAAAGATAAAGTTCCTGGCAAATGGACAATTGAGGATGGAGCTATAAAATTTAATGGTTCAGGTGGTGGTGAAGCACAAGATGGTGATGGAGGTGATTTAATCTTCAGCCACAAGTTTCAGAACTTTGAACTTCTTTTAGACTGGAAGGTTTCTAAAGGTGGAAATTCAGGTATTTTCTATCTTGCACAAGAAATCAGTACTACCGACGAGAATGGAAATGAGAGAATGGAACCAATCTATATCTCTGCTCCTGAATTCCAGGTATTGGATAATGCAAACCACCCAGATGCTAAATTAGGCAAGGATAACAACAGACAGTCTGCATCTCTTTATGACATGATTCCAGCTGTACCTCAAAATCAGAACCCATTCGGAGAATGGAACAGTGCAAAGATTATGGTTTATAAAGGTACTGTAGTACATGGACAGAATAATGAAAATGTTGTTGAGTATCATTTATGGACTCAGCAGTGGACAGACATGCTTCAGGCAAGTAAGTTCAGTCAGGACAAATGGCCTCTCGCATTTGAATTGCTAAATAACTGTGGCGGACCTGATAGAAAAGGTTATATCGGATTACAAGACCATGGTGATGATGTTTGGTTTAAAAATATTAGAGTTAAAATATTAGACTAA
- a CDS encoding sugar phosphate isomerase/epimerase family protein, giving the protein MKKHSTYLSALFLSCLFIFTACNQGQKQEAVVENKKDIYIQLYSVRDDIKADYTGTIAAVAEMGYTGVEAAGYNDGKFYDMSPADFKKSIEDAGMTVLSSHAGRPLADPAADTNWEETWAWWDTAIQAHKEAGMKYLVVAWIPTPKTLVDLQAYCDYFNQIGEKCNAAGIRFGYHNHNFEFTEIEGEMMYDYMINNTDPDKVFYQMDVYWVGQGGQDPVAYMNKYPGRFEILHIKDELEIGKSGQVDFEAIYNNAEVAGAKYMVVEVERYTGTPLDGVKESYDYLNNAEFVKASYSK; this is encoded by the coding sequence ATGAAAAAACATTCTACTTATCTAAGTGCATTATTCCTGAGCTGCCTATTTATTTTTACTGCTTGCAATCAGGGCCAAAAGCAGGAAGCAGTTGTTGAAAACAAAAAAGACATATACATTCAGCTTTACTCTGTACGTGATGACATAAAAGCTGATTATACAGGTACAATCGCAGCTGTTGCTGAGATGGGATATACAGGTGTAGAAGCTGCTGGTTACAATGATGGAAAATTCTATGATATGTCTCCGGCAGATTTCAAAAAATCAATTGAAGACGCAGGAATGACAGTTCTTTCTTCACATGCAGGAAGACCCCTTGCAGACCCAGCTGCTGATACCAATTGGGAAGAAACATGGGCATGGTGGGATACCGCAATTCAGGCTCATAAAGAGGCTGGCATGAAATATCTTGTTGTTGCTTGGATTCCTACTCCAAAAACACTTGTTGATCTTCAGGCTTATTGCGATTACTTCAACCAGATTGGTGAAAAATGTAATGCTGCAGGTATCAGATTTGGATATCACAACCACAATTTTGAGTTTACTGAAATTGAAGGTGAAATGATGTATGATTACATGATTAATAATACTGATCCAGACAAAGTATTCTATCAGATGGACGTTTATTGGGTAGGTCAAGGCGGCCAAGATCCAGTTGCTTACATGAATAAATATCCAGGTCGCTTTGAAATACTTCATATTAAGGATGAACTGGAAATTGGTAAGAGCGGACAGGTTGATTTTGAAGCTATCTACAATAATGCAGAAGTTGCAGGTGCCAAATATATGGTAGTAGAAGTTGAGAGATACACAGGTACTCCTCTTGATGGTGTAAAAGAAAGTTACGACTATCTTAACAATGCAGAGTTTGTAAAAGCAAGCTACTCAAAATAA
- a CDS encoding DUF805 domain-containing protein — translation MSNIDKKYLGVSEAIRPYIDTAVIVGNLEEKEIQLLRRKAQEFGDDPYEVEMILKAEIAREKKLISTQVNVKEEPHKEIIEIKPNKISMFLHYWNALKKYTEFNGRASRSEFWYFILVSYFIWIVLLIISNFSLEQTILNSFLEFLVLIFPLAMMIPMTTVWVRRIHDINRSGWLILIPFLNFILLFLKGTKGDNRYGSDPSKTIYKEIYLTKSEEIKVEERVKKASIVAKLEIVGGTLFAVSATIHEAISFDLITWKTLDDYIRWMWLIGGVLLLFPRLISIISTRFRK, via the coding sequence ATGAGTAACATAGATAAAAAGTATCTTGGAGTTTCAGAGGCAATACGGCCTTATATTGATACAGCGGTTATTGTGGGTAATCTTGAAGAAAAAGAAATTCAACTTTTAAGGCGTAAAGCACAAGAGTTTGGAGATGATCCTTATGAAGTAGAAATGATATTAAAGGCCGAGATTGCAAGAGAAAAGAAATTAATATCAACTCAAGTAAACGTAAAGGAGGAACCACATAAAGAAATAATTGAAATAAAACCGAATAAAATCAGCATGTTTTTGCATTACTGGAATGCACTGAAGAAATATACAGAATTTAATGGAAGAGCAAGTCGCTCTGAATTCTGGTATTTCATTTTAGTCTCATATTTCATTTGGATTGTATTACTGATTATATCCAATTTTAGTTTAGAGCAAACCATTTTAAATTCATTTCTGGAGTTCTTGGTTTTAATATTTCCTTTAGCAATGATGATACCTATGACTACTGTTTGGGTAAGGCGTATACATGATATAAACAGATCCGGGTGGTTGATATTAATTCCATTTTTAAACTTTATACTATTATTTCTGAAAGGAACAAAAGGTGATAATCGATATGGATCAGATCCGTCGAAAACTATCTATAAAGAGATTTATTTAACCAAATCCGAAGAGATTAAAGTTGAAGAGAGAGTAAAAAAGGCATCTATAGTTGCTAAATTAGAAATAGTAGGAGGTACTCTATTTGCTGTTTCGGCAACAATACATGAAGCCATAAGTTTTGATCTTATTACCTGGAAAACTTTAGATGACTATATCAGGTGGATGTGGTTAATTGGTGGAGTGTTGCTTTTATTTCCACGACTTATTAGTATTATTTCCACGAGATTTAGAAAATAA